The Solanum dulcamara chromosome 6, daSolDulc1.2, whole genome shotgun sequence genome contains the following window.
TATCACACAACTACACCATCATCTTCCTGCTAAAAGTCGTTCTTCTGATCAGATTTCTTCTACATTCCGTCTTCTTACCAAGCTCCAACTCTGGTTTCACTTCTAATAATATCATATAGCTTAAAAAAAACACTGCAAAACAGATTGTGTCGCCGTATCGTCAATCATCATAACTGGGCTAAACAGAATTTACTTGAATACTATAAACTGTAATAATTCTGGCCAAAGACTGCCAAATGCCAAagttccccccccccccccccgagaaTTGTCTAAAATGAAAGAAAGGTTTAAATGGAATTAGTCTAAAAAGAAAGGTGCCTGAGAGCATTTCACTAAAACTTCAGTGATTAgttaaatcaattttttaatttttgcccAGAGTATTATGGCAGAAACTAGCAGGCCAGTTCATCTGTGCTTCTTCTTTCGTAGTTCTGTTCTATAAGGATGCAAGaggaattaattatttttttccagagGAATTAGATTAATGATCCTTTTTGTTATCTTAATGGTTCTACTTTCATGTGCTTAGATTGTAGAAAGTCTATGAGTTGACTTCATGGAGGGAGTTGAAGTTGATGGTGGAGATGCAGTTCAATCACCACTAGCTAAGTGGAAAAATGAAGTTTCTAGGACATTTCTTTACTATTTGGATAGGTCTGCTCCGTATACATTCCGCAGGTGGCTCGGAACACTGGCAGCtgcttcaatatatatattgcGTGTTTACTATGGTCCTGGATTTTACGTTATCTCATATGGCGTAGGAACctatattttgaatttgttgATTGGATTTCTGTCACCAAAGGAGGATCCTGAGCTGGAGGCTCTGGATGGTGCTTCCTTACCACCTAAAGACAATGATGAATTTAGGCCTTTTGTTCGCCAGTTGCCTGAGTTTTTGTTCTGGTGAGATCATTATAACTCAGAATATACCTACTTGTAGCAATTTGCTTAGTTGATTAGGCGTTGCATCTCTCTTTGAACTAGTTCTCTTTGACTCATTTCATGTTATAATTGCACAATATAATGTGGTGA
Protein-coding sequences here:
- the LOC129891103 gene encoding protein RER1B-like, coding for MEGVEVDGGDAVQSPLAKWKNEVSRTFLYYLDRSAPYTFRRWLGTLAAASIYILRVYYGPGFYVISYGVGTYILNLLIGFLSPKEDPELEALDGASLPPKDNDEFRPFVRQLPEFLFWYATTKAFIVAFLMTFCSIFDVPVFWPILLCYWIFLLVVLTMRRQITHMIRYKYDPLRKKKYSGSKSDRSSSCLMGTNVRTDPGIFSRVANVPSFVLKNSCKYYYSC